A genomic window from Anthocerotibacter panamensis C109 includes:
- a CDS encoding sugar phosphate nucleotidyltransferase, translating to MVKAFILAAGKGTRLRPFTDAIPKPLIPVMNRPVMAGVLGLCVTHGIEAAVANLHYRGDHIEQFFGNGEPWGVKLSYSWEEQLMGTAGGVRRQASFLEDDTFVIISGDLVTNIDLGELIAFHKSQGAMVTMALKEVGDPTRFGVVVTDPQGRIQSFQEKPQRAQAKSRMVNTGIYVMEPEVFNLIPANTFFDFGQDLFPLMLKHNLPIYALETGGYWSDVGTLAQYLYTHWDLLTHPTIRERIGENTIIEPGAIVSSNALIGRNCHIRSGAQVLGYSCIGDGTVVEAGGKVLDSIVWAFDSLEGEALDFSLPIAEELIRTIRGNNHYIKMGVPALA from the coding sequence ATGGTCAAAGCATTTATCCTGGCTGCTGGTAAAGGAACTAGGTTACGCCCTTTTACTGACGCTATTCCTAAACCTTTAATTCCTGTAATGAACCGCCCTGTGATGGCGGGGGTACTGGGTTTGTGCGTCACCCATGGGATAGAGGCTGCTGTAGCTAACCTCCACTATCGAGGAGACCACATTGAACAGTTCTTTGGGAATGGGGAACCCTGGGGGGTAAAACTGAGCTACTCCTGGGAAGAGCAGCTTATGGGGACTGCTGGGGGCGTGCGTAGGCAGGCGAGCTTCCTGGAAGATGATACCTTCGTGATCATCTCAGGCGATCTGGTCACCAACATCGATTTGGGTGAGCTCATTGCCTTCCATAAATCCCAAGGGGCTATGGTCACCATGGCTCTCAAAGAAGTAGGCGACCCGACGCGTTTTGGGGTAGTGGTGACTGACCCGCAAGGCCGCATCCAATCTTTTCAGGAAAAACCCCAGCGGGCTCAGGCCAAATCCCGCATGGTCAACACCGGGATCTACGTGATGGAACCGGAAGTCTTTAACCTCATACCAGCCAATACGTTTTTCGACTTTGGTCAAGACCTCTTCCCCCTGATGCTCAAGCACAACCTCCCCATTTACGCCCTGGAAACTGGTGGTTATTGGTCCGATGTGGGGACATTGGCGCAATATTTGTACACTCATTGGGACCTCTTGACCCACCCCACCATTCGGGAGCGCATCGGCGAAAATACCATTATTGAGCCGGGGGCCATCGTCTCAAGTAACGCGCTCATTGGTCGCAATTGCCACATCCGCAGCGGGGCTCAGGTCTTGGGCTATAGTTGTATCGGCGATGGCACGGTGGTCGAAGCGGGAGGAAAAGTCCTCGACAGTATCGTCTGGGCCTTTGACAGCCTAGAGGGAGAAGCTCTCGATTTTTCGCTCCCGATTGCTGAAGAGCTGATCCGCACCATCCGCGGAAACAATCACTACATCAAGATGGGAGTCCCGGCGCTCGCATGA